The following are from one region of the Cloacibacterium sp. TD35 genome:
- a CDS encoding BON domain-containing protein yields MKKTIKITALAFVVSFAAISCQKSVSDAELTTQSTTAISAYPETSVEVKDGVAHLSGTFASQGDKDAAIAAIKKIKGVRDVMDMASVEAADPVMETITAIDQDTQNKVADAIKDFPSVKMDVENGELTLTGEVTAEQAKKIKMSVDALKVGKVNYDYSIKD; encoded by the coding sequence TTTTGCCGCTATCTCATGTCAAAAATCTGTTTCAGATGCAGAACTGACTACGCAATCTACTACAGCTATTTCTGCGTATCCTGAAACTTCTGTTGAGGTAAAAGATGGAGTGGCGCATTTAAGCGGAACTTTTGCTTCTCAAGGTGATAAAGATGCTGCCATTGCTGCGATTAAAAAGATTAAAGGAGTAAGAGATGTGATGGATATGGCAAGTGTAGAAGCTGCAGATCCTGTAATGGAGACGATTACAGCGATAGACCAAGATACACAAAATAAAGTAGCAGATGCTATTAAGGATTTCCCATCGGTAAAAATGGATGTAGAAAATGGCGAACTTACTTTAACTGGAGAAGTTACAGCAGAACAGGCTAAAAAGATTAAAATGTCTGTAGATGCATTGAAGGTAGGAAAGGTAAATTATGATTATAGCATTAAAGACTAA